Proteins found in one Desulfuromonas thiophila genomic segment:
- a CDS encoding cation-translocating P-type ATPase: protein MHWYRKTTEQALAELQVTPEGLSASEAQARLQQYGPNRLQEEEKISLPRLALHQFTSPLITILLVAAVVTFVLREWADTAVIAAVVLLNALIGFVQELRAEQSVRALKGLLVARARVIREGREQEISASELVPGDLVLLASGARVPADLRLLQTIELRIDEAILTGESLPAEKHSQTLEQDNLIAGDQTNMAFMGTAVVNGRARGLVVGTGNHSLLGSIAGDVRAIGTTKAPIQEKIERFAHTIGLLVLGACAALFFIGIALGGSAREMFMIAVAAAVATIPEGLPIVVTIALAVGVGRMARHNAIIRKLPAVETLGSTTVICSDKTGTLTRNEMTVTCLHDGQRFYEVSGSGYIPEGQIIDDAIPLLANEREELARLLRIGLLCNESELYRASDGDWHVDGDPTEGALIVAALKGGLHSEIEREQWPRQALIPFESERGYMASLHRHGDGGVIFVKGAPERVLPMCELDSAERDRLLQVAADIAARGLRVLAMASKAVAADHNELPQEALQSGLQLAGLQGMIDPARSEVIDAISGCHDAGIRVLMITGDHAITARAIAAELGIIADRDAPVITGQQLEEMNDEELYARVAQVNVYARVAPEHKLRITRQLAERGEIVAMTGDGVNDAPALKSAHIGIAMGKTGTDVAKEASDMVLTDDNFASIFAAVREGRVVFDNLRKVTFFLIPTGVAALFSIIITMLLGLPIPYVPAQLLWINLVTNGLQDVAMAFEPGERGILCRPPRDRREGLMSRLLIRRTFLVGGLIAAGVVLIYVQALKNGASLECARTQAVTTMVFFQFFQAWNSRSETASIAHIPFFSNPFLFIALLAASLAQLAVLYVPGLQWLFQTEPLALTAWLKILLVASSVVLVVEIDKWLQRRHQPPAHCQYE from the coding sequence ATGCACTGGTACCGCAAAACCACCGAACAGGCTCTGGCCGAACTGCAAGTCACCCCGGAAGGTCTTTCGGCCAGCGAGGCCCAGGCCCGCCTGCAGCAGTACGGTCCCAACCGGCTGCAGGAGGAGGAAAAAATCAGCCTGCCGCGCCTGGCCCTGCACCAGTTCACCAGCCCGCTGATCACCATCCTGCTGGTGGCAGCGGTGGTGACCTTTGTGTTGCGCGAATGGGCCGACACCGCCGTCATCGCCGCTGTAGTACTGCTCAACGCCCTGATCGGCTTCGTGCAGGAGCTGCGCGCCGAGCAGAGTGTACGGGCGCTCAAGGGCCTGCTGGTGGCCCGCGCCCGGGTCATTCGCGAGGGTCGTGAACAGGAGATCAGCGCCAGCGAACTGGTGCCGGGCGATCTGGTGCTGCTGGCCTCGGGCGCGCGCGTGCCAGCCGACCTGCGCTTGCTGCAAACCATCGAACTGCGCATCGACGAAGCCATTCTGACGGGCGAATCCCTGCCGGCGGAAAAACACAGCCAGACGCTGGAGCAGGACAACCTGATTGCCGGCGACCAGACCAATATGGCCTTCATGGGCACGGCGGTGGTCAACGGTCGCGCCCGTGGTCTGGTGGTGGGCACCGGCAACCACAGCCTGCTCGGCAGCATCGCCGGCGATGTTCGCGCCATCGGCACCACCAAGGCGCCGATCCAGGAAAAAATCGAGCGTTTCGCCCACACCATCGGCCTGCTGGTGCTGGGCGCCTGCGCCGCGCTGTTTTTTATCGGCATCGCCCTGGGCGGTTCGGCGCGGGAGATGTTCATGATTGCCGTGGCGGCCGCTGTGGCCACCATTCCCGAGGGTCTGCCCATTGTCGTTACCATCGCCCTGGCCGTCGGAGTCGGGCGCATGGCACGCCACAACGCCATCATCCGCAAACTGCCGGCGGTGGAAACCCTCGGCAGCACCACGGTCATCTGCAGCGACAAGACCGGCACGCTGACGCGCAACGAGATGACCGTGACCTGCCTGCACGACGGCCAGCGCTTCTACGAGGTCAGCGGCAGCGGCTACATCCCCGAAGGCCAGATCATCGATGACGCCATTCCGCTGCTGGCCAACGAACGGGAAGAGCTGGCCCGGCTGCTGCGCATCGGCCTGCTGTGCAACGAATCAGAGCTCTACCGCGCCAGCGACGGCGACTGGCACGTCGACGGCGACCCGACCGAGGGCGCCCTGATCGTTGCCGCGCTCAAGGGTGGCCTGCACAGCGAAATCGAGCGCGAGCAGTGGCCCCGCCAGGCGCTGATTCCGTTCGAGTCCGAACGCGGCTACATGGCCAGCCTGCACCGCCACGGCGATGGCGGCGTCATCTTCGTCAAGGGCGCGCCCGAACGGGTACTGCCCATGTGCGAACTGGATTCGGCCGAACGCGACCGGCTGTTGCAGGTCGCCGCCGACATCGCCGCGCGCGGCCTGCGGGTACTGGCCATGGCCAGCAAAGCGGTGGCCGCAGACCACAACGAACTGCCGCAGGAGGCTCTGCAAAGCGGTCTGCAACTGGCCGGCCTGCAGGGGATGATCGACCCGGCCCGCAGCGAGGTGATCGACGCCATCAGCGGTTGCCACGATGCCGGCATCCGCGTCCTGATGATCACCGGCGACCACGCCATCACCGCCCGCGCCATCGCCGCCGAACTGGGCATCATCGCCGACCGCGACGCACCGGTCATCACCGGCCAGCAACTCGAAGAGATGAACGACGAAGAACTCTATGCCCGCGTGGCGCAGGTCAATGTCTATGCCCGCGTGGCACCGGAACACAAGCTGCGCATCACCCGCCAGTTGGCCGAGCGCGGCGAAATCGTCGCCATGACCGGTGACGGGGTCAACGACGCGCCGGCCCTGAAATCCGCCCATATCGGTATCGCCATGGGCAAGACCGGCACCGACGTGGCCAAGGAAGCCTCCGACATGGTGCTGACCGACGACAACTTCGCCAGCATCTTCGCCGCCGTGCGCGAAGGCCGGGTGGTGTTCGACAACCTGCGCAAGGTCACCTTCTTCCTCATTCCCACCGGCGTGGCCGCCCTGTTCTCCATCATCATCACGATGCTTTTGGGCCTGCCGATTCCCTATGTGCCAGCCCAGTTGCTGTGGATCAATCTGGTCACCAACGGCCTGCAGGATGTCGCCATGGCCTTCGAGCCGGGCGAACGCGGCATTCTGTGCCGACCCCCACGTGACCGCCGCGAAGGGCTGATGTCGCGCCTGCTGATCCGCCGAACCTTTCTGGTCGGTGGCCTGATTGCCGCCGGCGTGGTACTGATCTACGTCCAGGCCCTCAAGAATGGCGCCAGCCTGGAATGCGCCCGCACCCAGGCCGTCACCACCATGGTGTTCTTCCAGTTCTTCCAGGCCTGGAACAGCCGCTCGGAAACAGCCTCCATCGCCCACATTCCGTTCTTTTCCAACCCCTTTCTGTTCATTGCCCTGCTGGCAGCCAGCCTGGCGCAACTGGCCGTACTCTATGTGCCGGGGCTGCAGTGGCTGTTTCAAACCGAACCACTGGCCCTGACAGCCTGGCTGAAGATTCTGCTGGTGGCGTCCAGCGTTGTGCTGGTGGTGGAAATCGATAAATGGCTGCAGCGCCGCCATCAGCCCCCGGCGCACTGCCAATACGAATAA